From Streptomyces chrestomyceticus JCM 4735, one genomic window encodes:
- the idi gene encoding isopentenyl-diphosphate Delta-isomerase, protein MPITPANGQTAGTTAVTPPDGTAEPILLELVDENGTTIGTEEKLAAHQPPGLLHRAFSVFLFDDRGRLLLQRRALGKYHSPGVWSNTCCGHPYPGETPFAAAARRTAEELGVAPALLGEAGTVRYNHPDPESGLVEQEYNHLFVGLVQAAPEPDPEEVGEIAFVTPQELAERHGQAPFSAWFMTVLDAARPAVRELTGPSAGW, encoded by the coding sequence ATGCCGATCACACCTGCCAACGGACAGACCGCCGGGACCACGGCGGTGACCCCGCCGGACGGCACCGCCGAACCGATCTTGCTGGAGCTGGTCGACGAGAACGGCACGACGATCGGCACCGAGGAGAAGCTCGCCGCCCATCAGCCGCCCGGCCTGCTGCACCGGGCATTCTCGGTCTTCCTCTTCGACGACCGGGGGCGGCTGCTGCTCCAGCGCCGGGCCCTGGGCAAGTACCACTCCCCCGGCGTCTGGTCCAACACCTGCTGCGGCCATCCGTACCCCGGTGAGACGCCGTTCGCCGCGGCGGCCCGGCGCACCGCCGAGGAGCTGGGGGTCGCCCCGGCGCTGCTCGGCGAGGCCGGTACGGTCCGCTACAACCACCCGGACCCGGAGTCCGGGCTGGTCGAGCAGGAGTACAACCACCTGTTCGTGGGACTGGTGCAGGCCGCGCCGGAGCCGGACCCCGAGGAGGTCGGCGAGATCGCGTTCGTGACGCCTCAGGAGCTGGCCGAGCGGCACGGGCAGGCGCCGTTCTCGGCGTGGTTCATGACCGTGCTGGACGCGGCCAGGCCCGCCGTACGGGAGCTCACCGGGCCGTCGGCGGGCTGGTAG
- a CDS encoding ATP-binding protein, which translates to MPQARHAVRDLLARQRVPAAGEVMDALLLIVSELVTNAVQHAALLSPEITVEITVGADWIRAAVEDDHPYRPKALEAGEGDIGGRGLWLVKMLTAEAGGKCDVEHTASGGKAVWAELPLAPQTGGPTSPPTAR; encoded by the coding sequence GTGCCCCAGGCACGCCACGCGGTCCGGGACCTGCTCGCCCGGCAGCGCGTGCCGGCGGCCGGGGAGGTCATGGACGCCCTGCTGCTGATCGTCTCCGAACTGGTCACCAACGCCGTGCAGCACGCCGCGCTGCTCTCCCCCGAGATCACCGTCGAGATCACGGTCGGCGCCGACTGGATCCGGGCCGCCGTCGAGGACGACCACCCGTACCGCCCCAAGGCCCTGGAGGCGGGCGAGGGCGACATCGGCGGGCGCGGACTGTGGCTGGTCAAGATGCTCACCGCCGAGGCGGGCGGCAAGTGCGACGTCGAGCACACGGCGAGCGGCGGCAAGGCGGTCTGGGCCGAACTGCCGCTCGCCCCGCAGACGGGCGGGCCTACCAGCCCGCCGACGGCCCGGTGA
- a CDS encoding HdeD family acid-resistance protein, whose product MLGRSRSSKTSAATAPPGTQAAGELKRSFGLLAVLGAILVVAGLVGLVYVGFATLTSMLLFGWLLLIGGVVGLLHAIQSRGTSFFWLAVIVAALNIAAGVVVIREPEVAAAGLTMFAALLFLTGGVFRLAGGVVVRGPQFGWTLVQGAFGILLGVLVLGDWPHSSRYVIGCFFSLALLFDGLGLIAMGVGGRRIVGMVAGGRGPRTGAPDATGRPPASSGNP is encoded by the coding sequence ATGCTCGGCAGAAGCAGATCCTCGAAGACCTCGGCAGCGACGGCGCCGCCGGGGACACAGGCGGCCGGTGAGCTGAAGCGCAGCTTCGGCCTGCTGGCGGTGCTCGGGGCGATCCTGGTGGTCGCCGGTCTGGTGGGCCTCGTCTACGTCGGTTTCGCGACGCTCACCTCGATGCTGCTCTTCGGCTGGCTGCTGCTGATCGGCGGCGTGGTCGGGCTGCTGCACGCGATCCAGTCGCGCGGCACCAGCTTCTTCTGGCTCGCGGTGATCGTGGCGGCCCTGAACATCGCCGCGGGAGTGGTCGTCATCCGGGAGCCGGAGGTGGCCGCGGCGGGGCTGACGATGTTCGCGGCGCTGCTGTTCCTCACCGGGGGCGTCTTCCGGCTCGCCGGCGGCGTGGTCGTACGGGGGCCGCAGTTCGGCTGGACGCTGGTGCAGGGGGCCTTCGGCATCCTGCTGGGCGTGCTGGTGCTCGGCGACTGGCCGCACAGCAGCCGGTACGTGATCGGCTGCTTCTTCTCCCTCGCGCTGCTCTTCGACGGGCTGGGGCTGATCGCGATGGGCGTCGGGGGGCGGCGGATCGTCGGTATGGTGGCGGGCGGCCGCGGCCCGCGGACGGGCGCACCGGACGCCACCGGGCGCCCACCGGCCTCGTCCGGCAATCCTTGA
- a CDS encoding ABC-F family ATP-binding cassette domain-containing protein — MSATAATLVAKSLAAGHGERVLFSGLDLVVAPGDVIGLVGANGAGKSTLLRLLAGLDTPEEGGLSLSPPTATVGHLPQEPDRNGGGTSQTESGGESVRAFLGRRTGVTAAQAALDAATEALVEERPGADDAYATALERWLSLGAADLDERAAETAAQLGLAVGLDQPMTSLSGGQAARASLASLLLSRYDVFLLDEPTNDLDLDGLARLEEFVTGLRAGTVLVSHDREFLTRTVSRVVELDLTQQQVNTYGGGYAAYLEEREWARRHAREEYEEYADTRASLEARAHTQRSWMEKGVKNARRKATDNDKIGRKFRTESTEKQAAKAKQTQRMIERLEVVEEPRKEWELRMEIAAAPRAGAVVATLRGAEVRRGDFRFGPVDLQIDWADRVAVTGPNGSGKSTLLAALLGRLPLDAGHAALGPGVVVGEVDQARGAFLGDEPLAEAFRTAVPEMSPADVRTLLAKFGLKAAHVLRPASTLSPGERTRAALALLQGRGVNLLVLDEPTNHLDLPAIEQLESALASYRGTLLLVTHDRRMLEAVDTGRRIEVEAGRITERVR; from the coding sequence ATGTCTGCCACCGCCGCCACCCTCGTCGCCAAGTCCCTCGCCGCCGGCCACGGCGAGCGCGTCCTGTTCTCCGGCCTCGACCTGGTGGTCGCGCCCGGGGACGTGATCGGCCTGGTCGGCGCCAACGGCGCCGGCAAGTCCACCCTGCTGCGCCTGCTGGCCGGGCTGGACACCCCGGAGGAGGGCGGGCTGAGCCTCAGCCCGCCCACCGCCACCGTCGGCCACCTCCCGCAGGAGCCGGACCGGAACGGTGGGGGCACCTCCCAGACGGAGTCTGGGGGAGAGTCCGTACGCGCCTTCCTCGGCCGCCGTACCGGCGTCACGGCCGCCCAGGCCGCCCTGGACGCCGCCACCGAGGCGCTGGTCGAGGAACGGCCGGGCGCCGACGACGCGTACGCCACCGCCCTGGAGCGCTGGCTCTCGCTCGGCGCCGCCGACCTCGACGAACGCGCCGCGGAGACGGCCGCCCAGCTCGGCCTCGCGGTCGGCCTCGACCAGCCGATGACGTCCCTGTCCGGCGGCCAGGCCGCCCGCGCCTCCCTCGCCTCGCTGCTGCTCTCCCGCTACGACGTCTTCCTGCTGGACGAGCCCACCAACGACCTCGACCTGGACGGCCTGGCCCGGCTCGAGGAGTTCGTCACCGGCCTGCGCGCCGGCACGGTCCTGGTCAGCCACGACCGCGAGTTCCTGACCCGCACGGTCAGCCGCGTCGTCGAACTGGACCTCACGCAGCAGCAGGTCAACACCTACGGCGGCGGCTACGCCGCGTACCTGGAGGAGCGCGAGTGGGCCCGGCGCCACGCCCGCGAGGAGTACGAGGAGTACGCGGACACCAGGGCGTCCCTCGAAGCGCGCGCCCACACCCAGCGCAGTTGGATGGAGAAGGGCGTCAAGAACGCCCGGCGCAAGGCCACCGACAACGACAAGATCGGCCGCAAGTTCCGCACCGAGTCCACCGAGAAGCAGGCCGCCAAGGCCAAGCAGACCCAGCGCATGATCGAGCGCCTGGAGGTGGTCGAGGAGCCGCGCAAGGAGTGGGAACTGCGCATGGAGATCGCCGCCGCGCCCCGCGCGGGCGCGGTCGTGGCCACCCTGCGCGGCGCCGAGGTGCGGCGCGGGGACTTCCGCTTCGGCCCGGTGGACCTCCAGATCGACTGGGCCGACCGGGTCGCCGTCACCGGCCCCAACGGCTCCGGCAAGTCCACCCTGCTCGCCGCCCTGCTGGGCCGGCTGCCGCTGGACGCCGGACACGCCGCCCTCGGCCCCGGAGTCGTCGTCGGCGAGGTCGACCAGGCCCGCGGCGCCTTCCTCGGCGACGAGCCGCTGGCGGAGGCGTTCCGTACGGCCGTACCGGAGATGTCCCCGGCCGACGTACGGACCCTGCTCGCCAAGTTCGGGCTCAAGGCGGCCCACGTACTGCGCCCCGCCTCGACGCTCTCCCCGGGCGAGCGGACCCGCGCCGCCCTCGCCCTCCTCCAGGGCCGCGGCGTCAACCTGCTGGTCCTGGACGAGCCGACCAACCACCTCGACCTGCCGGCGATCGAACAACTGGAGTCCGCGCTCGCCTCCTACCGGGGCACGCTGCTGCTGGTCACCCACGACCGCCGGATGCTGGAGGCGGTGGACACCGGCCGGCGCATCGAGGTCGAGGCCGGGCGGATCACGGAACGCGTCCGCTGA
- a CDS encoding enoyl-CoA hydratase/isomerase family protein — translation MEPGIVTNVSGGTATVTLSHPAKRNAMTTEMWREVPPLLERLAADRAVRVLVLTGAGGTFCAGADIGSLRGSAGAEKGLATAAEEALAAFPKPTLAAIRGYCVGGGCQLAAACDLRFAEEGALFGVTPAKLGIVYPASATRRLVRLVGPSAAKYLLFSGELIDCARALRTGLLDEVLPEGGLDKRVADFTAVLASRSQLTQAAAKEFADGPADAERVAHWEAQAGESGDTAEGVAAFLERRTPRFTWTAR, via the coding sequence ATGGAACCGGGCATCGTCACGAACGTCAGCGGCGGCACAGCGACCGTCACCCTCAGCCACCCCGCCAAGCGCAACGCCATGACGACGGAGATGTGGCGGGAGGTGCCGCCGCTGCTGGAGCGGCTGGCGGCGGACCGTGCCGTGCGGGTGCTGGTGCTGACCGGGGCGGGCGGCACGTTCTGCGCCGGCGCGGACATCGGGTCGCTGCGCGGGTCGGCGGGGGCGGAGAAGGGGCTGGCGACGGCTGCGGAGGAGGCGCTCGCGGCGTTCCCGAAGCCGACGCTGGCGGCGATACGCGGGTACTGCGTGGGTGGCGGCTGTCAACTGGCGGCCGCGTGCGACCTGCGGTTCGCGGAGGAGGGTGCCCTGTTCGGGGTGACGCCCGCGAAGCTGGGGATCGTCTACCCGGCGTCCGCGACCCGGCGGCTGGTGCGTCTGGTGGGCCCGTCGGCCGCCAAGTACCTGCTGTTCTCGGGCGAGTTGATCGACTGTGCGCGGGCGCTGCGGACCGGGCTGCTGGACGAGGTGCTGCCCGAGGGCGGGCTGGACAAGCGGGTGGCGGACTTCACCGCCGTACTGGCGAGCCGGTCGCAACTGACGCAGGCCGCGGCGAAGGAGTTCGCGGACGGTCCCGCCGACGCGGAGCGGGTGGCCCACTGGGAGGCGCAGGCAGGTGAAAGCGGCGACACCGCGGAGGGTGTCGCCGCTTTCCTCGAACGCCGGACGCCGCGTTTCACCTGGACGGCTCGGTGA
- a CDS encoding ATP-binding protein yields MSDRLGDRLATAREEGFVGRRGETTAFRELLAAGRGAVVYVHGPGGIGKTTLLHHFAQIARRAGRTVVQLEASGVRSFEEELAERIPDRPDLVLLIDGLDDARATRETVHRELLPRLPADALVALACRTAPPLSWRLDPAWQGLLRLLPLGPLDEADSRELLTRRGVPPAVQEQGLAFTRGHPLALALVADVAALGGEAAGPEPSPQVVRALLASLLEAVPTPLHRTALEASSQVLSTTEPLLAALLDVPDARPYFDWLCGLSAVESGARGVHPHDLVRDALDAELRWRDPERRAALHRRASAYYQRLFTREDDRGRQRAVLADFAYLHRDSPVVGPLLEPVARGRRARPGWTG; encoded by the coding sequence GTGTCCGACCGGTTGGGCGACCGGCTCGCGACGGCGCGCGAAGAGGGCTTCGTCGGCCGCCGTGGTGAGACCACGGCCTTCCGCGAGCTGCTGGCCGCCGGACGCGGCGCGGTGGTGTACGTGCACGGCCCCGGCGGCATCGGGAAGACCACGCTGCTGCACCACTTCGCGCAGATCGCCCGGCGCGCCGGGCGGACCGTCGTCCAACTGGAGGCGTCCGGGGTGCGCTCCTTCGAGGAGGAACTGGCGGAGCGCATTCCGGACCGGCCCGATCTGGTGCTGCTGATCGACGGCCTGGACGACGCGCGGGCCACGCGCGAGACCGTGCACCGCGAGCTGCTGCCCCGGCTGCCCGCCGACGCGCTGGTCGCGCTGGCCTGCCGGACGGCGCCGCCGCTGTCGTGGCGTCTGGACCCGGCCTGGCAGGGGCTGCTGCGGCTGCTGCCGCTCGGTCCGCTGGACGAGGCGGACAGCCGGGAGCTGCTCACCCGGCGCGGGGTGCCGCCCGCCGTGCAGGAGCAGGGGCTGGCCTTCACCCGCGGGCACCCGCTGGCGCTCGCGCTGGTGGCGGACGTCGCCGCGCTCGGCGGCGAGGCGGCCGGGCCCGAGCCGTCGCCGCAGGTGGTCCGGGCGCTGCTGGCCAGCCTGCTGGAAGCGGTGCCCACGCCGCTGCACCGGACGGCGCTGGAGGCGTCCTCGCAGGTGCTCTCGACGACCGAGCCGCTGCTGGCCGCGCTGCTGGACGTGCCCGACGCCCGGCCGTACTTCGACTGGCTGTGCGGGCTGTCCGCCGTGGAGAGCGGGGCGCGCGGGGTGCATCCGCACGATCTCGTGCGGGACGCGCTGGACGCGGAGCTGCGCTGGCGCGACCCGGAGCGCAGGGCGGCGCTGCACCGCCGGGCCAGCGCGTACTACCAGCGGCTGTTCACCCGGGAGGACGACCGGGGGCGGCAGCGGGCGGTGCTCGCGGACTTCGCGTACCTGCACCGGGACAGCCCGGTCGTCGGTCCGCTGCTGGAGCCGGTGGCGCGGGGGCGGCGGGCGCGGCCCGGCTGGACCGGCTGA
- a CDS encoding DJ-1/PfpI family protein: MQIAILLYDRFTALDAVGPYDTLSRIPGAETVLVAERTGEHRNDTGTLALTADAALYDVTAPDVLVVPGGPGQAALMDDGPLHDWIRAVDTRTTWTTSVCTGSLILAATGLLKGRRATSHWLALDQLPSHGVEPTGERVVFDGKYVTAAGVSSGIDMGLALAGRIAGDTRAQTIQLGIEYDPQPPYEAGSPEKAPAEVTAAMRARSRFVLEG, from the coding sequence ATGCAGATCGCCATCCTCCTCTACGACCGCTTCACCGCCCTCGACGCCGTCGGCCCGTACGACACCCTCAGCCGCATCCCGGGCGCCGAGACCGTCCTCGTCGCCGAGCGCACCGGAGAACACCGCAACGACACCGGCACCCTCGCCCTGACCGCCGACGCGGCCCTGTACGACGTCACCGCCCCGGACGTGCTCGTCGTGCCCGGCGGCCCCGGCCAGGCCGCGCTGATGGACGACGGCCCGCTGCACGACTGGATCCGCGCCGTCGACACCCGCACCACCTGGACCACCTCCGTCTGCACCGGATCGCTGATCCTCGCCGCCACCGGGCTCCTCAAGGGCCGCCGCGCCACCTCCCACTGGCTCGCGCTGGACCAACTTCCGTCCCACGGCGTCGAACCGACCGGCGAACGCGTCGTCTTCGACGGCAAGTACGTGACCGCCGCCGGTGTGTCCTCCGGCATCGACATGGGCCTCGCGCTGGCGGGCCGGATCGCCGGCGACACCCGCGCGCAGACCATCCAGCTCGGCATCGAGTACGACCCGCAGCCGCCGTACGAGGCGGGCTCGCCGGAGAAGGCCCCGGCCGAGGTCACGGCGGCGATGCGGGCCCGCAGCCGGTTCGTCCTGGAAGGCTGA
- a CDS encoding GlxA family transcriptional regulator produces the protein MEQRDVLVVLFEGVQSLDVTGPLEVFTGAALRAPGAYPVRTASLDGAPVRTSSGLTVTPDLRLSDAAPPHTLLVPGGRGTRAPDPRLVDWLRTNAPQARRKMAVCTGAFLFAAAGLLDGRRATTHWTRCDALAAGFPAVRVDPEPIYVRDGDVATSAGVTAGIDLALALVEEDLGRDLALDIARHLVVFLRRPGNQTQFSAQLAAQTADRRPLRDVQQWITENPAADLSVETLADRAGLSPRHFARAFRAEVGMTPGRYVDRVRLEAARRLLEDTADGVEGISRRCGYGTPEAMRRAFTRTLGAAPAEYRRRFRPASPPPFG, from the coding sequence ATGGAACAGCGCGACGTGCTGGTCGTCCTCTTCGAGGGCGTACAGAGCCTCGATGTCACCGGCCCCCTGGAGGTCTTCACGGGAGCCGCCCTGCGAGCGCCCGGCGCGTACCCGGTCCGTACCGCCTCCCTCGACGGCGCCCCGGTGCGTACGTCCAGCGGACTGACTGTGACCCCCGACCTCCGGCTGTCCGACGCCGCACCGCCGCACACCCTCCTCGTGCCCGGCGGCCGGGGCACCCGGGCGCCCGACCCCCGGCTCGTCGACTGGCTGCGTACGAACGCCCCGCAGGCGCGGCGCAAGATGGCGGTATGCACCGGAGCGTTCCTGTTCGCCGCTGCCGGGCTGCTCGACGGGCGCCGGGCGACCACCCACTGGACCCGCTGCGACGCGCTCGCCGCGGGCTTCCCGGCCGTACGGGTCGACCCGGAGCCGATCTACGTACGGGACGGCGACGTGGCCACCTCGGCGGGCGTCACGGCCGGCATCGACCTCGCGCTGGCGCTGGTGGAGGAGGACCTCGGGCGCGACCTCGCCCTGGACATCGCCCGCCACCTGGTCGTCTTTCTGCGCAGGCCCGGCAACCAGACGCAGTTCAGCGCCCAGCTCGCCGCCCAGACAGCGGACCGGCGCCCGCTGCGCGACGTACAGCAGTGGATCACCGAGAACCCGGCGGCCGACCTGTCCGTCGAGACGCTCGCCGACCGCGCGGGCCTGTCGCCCCGGCACTTCGCCCGCGCCTTCCGCGCCGAGGTCGGCATGACGCCCGGCCGCTACGTCGACCGGGTACGGCTGGAGGCCGCCCGGCGCCTCCTGGAGGACACCGCCGACGGCGTCGAGGGCATCTCCCGCCGCTGCGGCTACGGCACTCCGGAGGCGATGCGCCGCGCGTTCACCCGCACGCTGGGCGCCGCTCCCGCCGAATACCGCCGCCGCTTCCGGCCCGCCTCGCCGCCACCGTTCGGCTGA
- a CDS encoding SCO6745 family protein: MHSTVYFSPDLPAELAAVGVEDRAAAYFASRAAALGAVGPGTVTATFYNFAYDLVARHIPQVWSVVPPAEVLAARLRAVDSTLRRLLGDAVVESPEMAEAARLALRATEGCTRHARPLYAAHADLPVPEAPHLAYWHAATLLREHRGDGHLVALLEAGLNGLEALVTHTATDRGADRSWLLATRGWSLEQWEAAEEGLRERGILDAAGALTEAGTKLRADLEDTTDRLDLAPYEHLGAADVARLTELATGFTQAAVAAGAFPKELLGKR, encoded by the coding sequence CTGCACTCGACCGTCTACTTCTCGCCGGACCTGCCGGCCGAACTCGCGGCCGTCGGCGTCGAGGACCGCGCCGCCGCCTACTTCGCGAGCCGGGCCGCGGCCCTGGGCGCGGTGGGCCCCGGCACCGTCACCGCGACCTTCTACAACTTCGCGTACGACCTGGTCGCCCGCCACATACCGCAGGTCTGGTCGGTCGTGCCGCCCGCCGAGGTGCTGGCCGCGCGGCTGCGGGCGGTCGACAGCACGCTGCGGCGGCTGCTCGGCGACGCCGTGGTGGAGTCGCCGGAGATGGCCGAGGCGGCCCGGCTGGCGCTGCGCGCCACCGAGGGCTGCACCCGGCACGCCCGTCCGCTGTACGCCGCGCACGCCGACCTCCCGGTCCCCGAGGCCCCGCACCTCGCCTACTGGCACGCGGCGACGCTGCTGCGCGAGCACCGGGGCGACGGCCACCTGGTCGCGCTGCTGGAGGCCGGGCTGAACGGCTTGGAGGCGCTGGTCACCCACACCGCCACCGACCGCGGCGCGGACCGCTCGTGGCTCCTGGCGACCCGCGGCTGGTCACTGGAGCAGTGGGAGGCCGCCGAGGAGGGGCTGCGCGAGCGCGGCATCCTGGACGCGGCGGGCGCGCTGACCGAGGCGGGCACCAAGCTGCGCGCGGACCTGGAGGACACCACGGACCGGCTGGACCTGGCACCGTACGAGCACCTGGGCGCGGCGGACGTCGCCCGGCTCACCGAGCTGGCCACCGGCTTCACGCAGGCCGCGGTGGCGGCGGGCGCGTTCCCGAAGGAACTCCTCGGCAAGCGCTGA
- a CDS encoding SAM-dependent methyltransferase, which produces MDRQRISRIAHTDHPIAAPLDGDAVRQLLEHALPRGDERVLDLGCGGGEWLLRALARHPGLRAEGVDVSTESLAHARTAAAAQGVADRLVLHHVDAADFRSPHPFGLVLSVGAAHAFGGLLPTLAAARQHLAPGGRVLVGDGFWDRTPSPEAVEMLGDFADLPTTLERVTAAGWTPVYGHVSSRRELDDYEWSWSGSLASWALDQPEGPDRTEALAAAGAHRTEWLRVYRESWGFVSLVLRRTDG; this is translated from the coding sequence ATGGACCGTCAACGGATCTCCCGGATCGCCCACACCGACCACCCGATCGCGGCGCCGCTCGACGGCGACGCGGTGCGGCAGTTGCTGGAACACGCCCTGCCGCGCGGCGACGAGCGGGTGCTCGATCTCGGGTGCGGGGGCGGGGAATGGCTGCTGCGCGCGCTGGCCCGGCATCCGGGGCTGCGCGCCGAGGGTGTGGACGTCTCCACGGAATCCCTGGCCCACGCCCGTACGGCCGCCGCCGCGCAGGGCGTCGCGGACCGCCTCGTGCTGCACCACGTGGACGCCGCGGACTTCCGCTCCCCGCACCCGTTCGGCCTGGTGCTCAGCGTCGGGGCCGCGCACGCCTTCGGCGGCCTGCTCCCCACGCTGGCCGCGGCGCGGCAACACCTGGCCCCCGGCGGCCGGGTCCTGGTCGGTGACGGATTCTGGGACCGTACGCCGTCCCCGGAGGCCGTCGAGATGCTCGGGGACTTCGCCGACCTGCCGACCACTCTGGAACGCGTCACCGCCGCCGGGTGGACCCCCGTTTACGGACACGTCAGCAGCCGCCGGGAGCTGGACGACTACGAGTGGTCCTGGAGCGGATCGCTGGCCTCGTGGGCGCTGGACCAGCCGGAGGGCCCCGACCGGACCGAGGCACTGGCGGCGGCCGGTGCCCACCGCACGGAGTGGCTGCGCGTCTACCGGGAAAGCTGGGGATTCGTCAGTCTGGTGCTGCGCCGCACCGACGGCTGA